The window AATATAATGAAATCAAAGTCGCTTTTGAAGTCTTTTTTTGAGTTTCTGTCGACTGCCACGCCAATGTTCCTGCGAATAACTGTATCATTTTTGTAACGCGCGCATCTTCAAAACCGCGATCATGCGGGTATAGTTCATTTCGTGATTGGGAAAGGAGGTTGGCTGCTCACCAAATTGCATTGGCTCAGAACGCATCATGGTCGCTGCAACAAAATATTTGAGCTGGGGCGCCCTCATTCTTGCCGCGTGCCTGGCATGTTCTTGTCATTACCCTTCGCCCTCGGATCCAACGCCGCCGGAGCCGCCCGCAACCAACATCATTCGCGAAGAAAACAGCCTGCAGTTTCGCGATCTCAACACCTATCCGATCAAACCCAGCCAGGTGCAATTCACGTTTTCGTTGCACGAACGCGAGGGCCAAACATTGTTTCGTCCGGCGGCAGAGATTGCGGCGGCCACGCGCATTCTGGAAAACGGCGTTCCCCTCGACTCCACGGAAACCAGCTTCTTTGTTCACACGACGGTACGCCAACACCTGGAGCTGGTTCTGGTGTTGGATTTCACCCGCAGCATGGCGTTGTGGCGTGAAAACAATGTTTCCGGCATCGAGTTGACCGTGCAACACATCAAGACACTTATTTACACCCTGGGTCCGGCGAATCGCATCGCGCTGGTGGAGTTTCACGATCGCAATGAAACACCCGGCGTGATCAGTGATTTCACCAGCGACAAATCTGCTCTGGTCCAGGCGCTCGACCGGTTTCTGCAATCCGGCATCGAATACGGCGCTTCCCGCTGTTGGGACGCGTTGCACGCCGGCGTGAGCTTGTTTCCGAACCCGCCACAAGCGGCTCATGAGAAAGTCGTGTTGTTGATCAGCGACGGCTATGACACCAGCAGCGAGCATAAGCCCGAGGAGATTATCGCGCTCGCGGCGAAAAGAAAAGTCCGTATTCATGCTATCGGCACGGGCGCGCTGGCGGAACACACGATATTCGAAACCCTGGTGCGCGCCACCGGCGGGGAATATTTTGGCGCGGCCGATTTTGCGGCATTTACCCAGCAGTGGGCGCTCGCCGCGCGCAATTTGCGCCAGCAATACAAGCTCAGTTATCTAACACTGAAGAAAACCGGCAAACATGCCGTGCGTGTGCAAATCGATTGGGCGGGAGAGAGCAACTTTTTCGAGCAAACGCTGGATCTCGGCGCGATCTATGACGACGATCGCGTGGGCCGCATCGGCTATGAAGAATCCGGCGTGATCAATCAGCGCGCCGAGATTCGCTTCAACGCGGATCATCTGCCGCGTAACATTGACAAATTTAGGTTCCGCCTGGACACGAATTTGCCGGCGCGTTGGGAGATCATCAAAGCGCAAGACGGCGGGCTATGCGAAGGCTGGCGTCTTGAAGGACCGGACGCGCAGGGTTACATTGTGCTGGCGGCGCCGGCAGGCGCAAGTTTGCCCTTCGGCGATTCCGGCGGGCTGTGCAAAGTTATATTTGAGAATTTGAAAGAATCCGGTTTGATTCTGGGTTGCCGCTTTGACAACAGTCTTTATGCAAACGGCAAGCGCTTCGACTATCCCGACACGGTTTATGCTGGCCTGCCTATCGTCGATCCCCAACCTTCCGACGGCGCGACGCCCTCGCTCGATTCACTATCATCGCTGAGTTGGAGCGTACAAAATCCCCGCAAACTGCCGCTAACCTTTTCCGTCTTGTTCGATACGCTTGACGCGACAAAAGAAATTACGCGCGGACTAACAGCAATGAATCAAGTATTGCCAAATGATATGACGGCGAACAAAACGTATTACTGGCGTGTCATTGCCCATTCCGGAGAACGCAGTTTTATTGGGCCCAAATGGCATTTTCGCACGAATTAATTTGAAAGCTTTAGGCTCTTTGCCGTTTAGCAATCTGGTGAAGAGTATCGCAGATATTGCCCGTCCGGGCCGCGCTCAGCCTGTGAGCCTGTCCTTGACATTGCCATCCGAAATCCGCATTTTGATTTCGCGGTGAATGTTATGGAGAACAAAAGGCAACCAGTCATGGAGGATACCAATGCGCGTCAAAAATCCATTGCGCACGATTGCGCGCGTGTTGATTCACAAAGCGCCAATCCAGGCGCAATTGATCGTTACCCGACGCTGCAATTTGAGCTGCGGTTATTGCACGGAATATGACAATTTCTCTCCGCCCATTCCCTTCGATGTTTTGAAGGCGCGCATTGACGCGCTGCATCGCCTGAAAGTCATCAACATTACCATGCTGGGAGGCGAGCCGCTGTTGCACCCGCAGATTGCTGAAATCGTAGCCTATGCCGATCGCGATGCTCAAGTCTCCATCACGACCAATGGATTCCTGTTGTCGGACAAAATCATTGCAAGTCTGAACGAGGCCGGCCTCAGCAATATGCAAGTCAGCATCGATGCCCTCATGCCCGACAAAACCGGCTACATTCAGAAAACCATGAAGTCGATTATGCCCAAGCTCGAGCGCTTGCGGCGGCTGGCAAAATTCGATGTGTATGTTAATCTCGTGTTGTGTGAGAATTCCAGGGCGCATTTCAAGGAAACCGTTACCGAGCTTAAACGCCTGGGCTTTTTTGCCAGCGTCAATCCAATTCACAATGAAAAAGGCATTATCGAGATCAACGGCCCGGACTATATCGAGCTGTGGGACCATCATTACCAACAAGGCAATCCTAATTCGTTTATCGAATACGAGTATGGCAAGCGTTTGCTGGAAGGCGAACAACCTTCATGGAAATGCCGCGCCGGCGCGCGCTCGCTTTATGTCGATGAACATGGCAATACGCAATTTTGCCATTCTCAGATCGGCAGGTTGAACAAACCAATCGTGGAATACACGCGCGCCGATATCGAGGAACATTATAACAGCTATAAAGGCTGCGAAGTCGGCTGCTCGATTCTTTGCGTCTATCGGGATTCATATTTGGATAATGAACCGCTGGGCATGGCAAAAGCCGCGTATCAACTGCTGCGCCGCGGCGGTATTTCGCGCGGAAACGGCAAGAGTAACAGTCATTCCAATGGCAATGGCTCGCCGCATTTACCGGAACCGGCGACACGTTCATTGCCGGTAATCCCGCTGACAACAGTGGACAAGTAGCGCAAGCGCGGGCTTGCTTTTTGTTCGCTCCAGACAATACGAGACCCAAGGCATGTACCACGTGATCGCATGATCCTTTGCAAAGCCGGGAGAAACTAAACGTATGTGTAATCGACTTCGAATTCCTCTTCTTTTTTACATATCCCTTTTGATTTGGCAAAATGCGAGGGCGCAGTCTCCTGAAACCCGTGAACACTTAATCCAGCGCAGCTTCGAACAATTGCAGTCCGGGCAATTTGACGACGGTTTGGCAACGTGCGCCAAGCTGCGGCGTAATTGGCCTGATGATCCCGCCGGTTATTTGCTCGCCGCCAATATTTATCAAACCATGATGCGCGATTATCGCGTACGTCTATTTGAAGCGAAGTTTGACAGTTTGATCAAGAGCGCGGTTCAGCTCGCCGACAAACAGGTGAGCAAGCACGCGACGCCTGAAATGTTGTTTATGCTCGGCACGAGCCGCGGGTATCGCGGGTTGCACCGCTTTCGCTGCGGCGAATGGGGCGCCGGTTTCCGCGATGCGGTGCTGTCGCTGCATGCGATGGAACGGGCGTTGCGCATGGATCCGAGTTTTGTCGATCCCGGTTTGGGACTGGCGTTGTACGAATACTGGAAAAGCGCCAAACTCGATTTTGGCCTGGGCATGCTCAAGCACAAGCGCACGGCAGCCATTGCCGCGCTGGAAGATATTCGCCGGCGCGGCCGTTACCTCGCCATTGATGCAACGTATGCGCTGCAAACGATTCGCGTACACGAGAAAGATTATGCCGCGGCCTTGGAGATCAACTCCTGGCTATATGAACGTTTCCCGCAAAACATCAGCACGCTTTACCATCGCGGTTTGATACTTGAAAAACTCGAGCGCCCGGCTGAAGCGCTGGCGGCGTGGGACACGCTGGTGCAGCGCCTTCATGATTTTTCACCGGTGAGTGACGGTTTTCTGGCGGAATGCCATCTGCATCGCGCGCAACTCAATGAACGTTTGAAACAGCTTGCGAGCACCGAGCCGGAGAACGAACATGTCTTGGTTGCCCTGCAAAGCGCGCACACCCACGCGCAACAACGGCGCGCAGCAGTAGAGTTGGAAGGCCCGTTGGCCAGCTTTGATGATATCAACAAAGCAATAAAACAAATGGTAAAAAAATACGCCACGGCTGGCGAAATTTTGGATAATTGAAATTCTTTTTCGTCGACTTCGCGCCGCGCTTTATTTCGTTTTCCCTATCACAAGCGCCAATTTCCTCGCTCGACATTTTTCAGAAATTGCTTTCGCTTCCCGCCTTCTGTGAATTCCTTGCCTCGTAATGTGCATCAGCTTTACATGCGACTCTGTCAAATGACGGCCATTGCAGCCTGATCTTGAACCTGTAAATCATCTATTTCGAACAAATTCTTTTGAATCGGATGGCTTGCGGTGTTTCGGCACGTTGCTTGCGAAAGCACGCCGTGAACCTGCATTTACC is drawn from Cytophagia bacterium CHB2 and contains these coding sequences:
- a CDS encoding VWA domain-containing protein, with translation MVAATKYLSWGALILAACLACSCHYPSPSDPTPPEPPATNIIREENSLQFRDLNTYPIKPSQVQFTFSLHEREGQTLFRPAAEIAAATRILENGVPLDSTETSFFVHTTVRQHLELVLVLDFTRSMALWRENNVSGIELTVQHIKTLIYTLGPANRIALVEFHDRNETPGVISDFTSDKSALVQALDRFLQSGIEYGASRCWDALHAGVSLFPNPPQAAHEKVVLLISDGYDTSSEHKPEEIIALAAKRKVRIHAIGTGALAEHTIFETLVRATGGEYFGAADFAAFTQQWALAARNLRQQYKLSYLTLKKTGKHAVRVQIDWAGESNFFEQTLDLGAIYDDDRVGRIGYEESGVINQRAEIRFNADHLPRNIDKFRFRLDTNLPARWEIIKAQDGGLCEGWRLEGPDAQGYIVLAAPAGASLPFGDSGGLCKVIFENLKESGLILGCRFDNSLYANGKRFDYPDTVYAGLPIVDPQPSDGATPSLDSLSSLSWSVQNPRKLPLTFSVLFDTLDATKEITRGLTAMNQVLPNDMTANKTYYWRVIAHSGERSFIGPKWHFRTN
- a CDS encoding radical SAM protein, yielding MLWRTKGNQSWRIPMRVKNPLRTIARVLIHKAPIQAQLIVTRRCNLSCGYCTEYDNFSPPIPFDVLKARIDALHRLKVINITMLGGEPLLHPQIAEIVAYADRDAQVSITTNGFLLSDKIIASLNEAGLSNMQVSIDALMPDKTGYIQKTMKSIMPKLERLRRLAKFDVYVNLVLCENSRAHFKETVTELKRLGFFASVNPIHNEKGIIEINGPDYIELWDHHYQQGNPNSFIEYEYGKRLLEGEQPSWKCRAGARSLYVDEHGNTQFCHSQIGRLNKPIVEYTRADIEEHYNSYKGCEVGCSILCVYRDSYLDNEPLGMAKAAYQLLRRGGISRGNGKSNSHSNGNGSPHLPEPATRSLPVIPLTTVDK